AGACGCAACCTGGTTCTATCCGCACTCGTCGGGGTTTGCTGAAGATGTGCTCGGCTTTCAACGCATGGCGATCAGGACAAGGCGAAGCGCCGATACGATTGAAGGCGACATAATTTATAACGAGACCACCGGCGAACGCTTTTTTGTTTACGAAGTCATCTATCAGCAAATTACCAAGGTGCTGCTCTGTTTGAAACTCTCCGGGCAGACGCTTGCAAGGCAGCGGTACGGAGTGGCTGATGTGACGATTGATCCGGCGTGGTTGCAGGTGTTGAAAGCGGGGACTCGCAAAGCGATTATCACAAGCGGCGCGGAAGTCGGCATCAGCGCCGAGATGCGCGCAAGGAATGACGCCGATATCAAGGTAGGCGATACGCTCTATTATGCGGCTCGCGGGCAACGCTTCAATGTGCAACAGGTGATTGCCGAAGCTGCGACATTGCAAGCCCTCCTGCAACAGATTCCGCGATTCATTCCCGATGAATTCGATAATCTGTTTTTCGAGCCGTTCTGGTCGCAACGTTTGAACGGCGGCGCAATCAGTGAAACCAGTAGTCCCGGTTCGGTGGAGTTCACTGCGCCAAGCCCTGCGGTGCAGTTGGCATCGAACGGGCTGTTTGTCTATCAAACCCTGAGCGGTGATTTTGATGTGTTCGCGCGAATCAGCGTGAGCAATACGCTCACCGGAGCGCAGTTGCATTTCGGTTATCTCGGCGCGCGCATCGCTGCATCGGTGAATGGCGTTTACATCGGCAATAAGGGATATGCAGGCGGCTCGGATAACGTGAGGCTCGACCAGTACGGCGCATCAGCAGGTCAACAGGATGAGTCTATCGATACGACGGCAAAAAACTTTGTGAGGATTAAGCGAACCGGCGCGGTCTTTCACACCTATTACTCGAATAATGGCGCATCCCAAATTCCGAGTAGTGAAAGCGATTGGATAGAAGTCGAACCGGCAGGCACTCAAGTCACAAGCGCGGCTGATGTAGAAGTCGGTTTAGGCTGTTATAAAACCGTCGGCGCAGCAGCGAATGTGACGACGGTTTTTTACGTGCGGAATGGGAATAATCTATAAATTATGATTATAATCACTGCATATAAAGGTCAATTCCTCATATAATTATCTAACATAAATATACACCAATAGAATTACTTTTAAAAAACGTGAACAGGCTTCTTAGTTATTCAGATTAAATTGACTTTTTATCTGGCTAGAAATAGACTTTGCCGCCATAGCAAGAGAATACTTAACAAATATTAATCCAGTTTTTGAGGTGATATGAATTTAAAAACCGTTTTTATCAGATTTTACAAATCTTTCAATTTTGATTACCTAAGAAAATACCATAAAAATGCTCAGAGAAATCCTTGGGAAATGATTGATGGTCTTTGGTATCCTCACGTCCGAATACCTATTGACGGAAAAGTAACAACAATTGTTGGTGCTAATGAATCTGGGAAAAGCCACTTATTATCGGCAATTAAAAAAGGAATATCAGGTAAAGATATTAATCGTGAAGATTTCTGCCGTTATTCACGATTTTTTACTGTAGAGAAAGGTAAGTTAAAATTACCTGAGTTTGGCTTTGAATGGGTTGATTTAACTGAGGATGACATTGCTCATGTTTTACGCGCTTGTGGAATCTCTCAACCAACTACAATTGACCGGTTTTTGATGTTTCGCACAAACCGTCATCCATTAATAATTTATTTACCCCATGATAATGGCTATGCTGAACATGTTATTTCAAGTGAGTTAGCAAGCAATTTTAACGAACTGTTGCCACGGGTGATCAATATCGATGCTGATATAGGCCTACCAGACAGTGTACCCATACGTGATCTTGCTGGGGATTTGTCAACAACCGGGGAAGGCATAATAGAGTCCTTGGGGCGACAAAAACGTGCCAAAGCATTCGAGAGTTTATTTCGTCTAAAACCTCACTTGGCGACACCTCAATTGATAGCAAGCGGAGCTGAAGCCATAGCATCTACTATGGCAGAATTTTTTTCTGCTCCAGAAACACCAGCAGAACGTCAAGAAAGGGAAAAAAGCCAGAAAGAATTAGAGCTGGCAAGAAAACTTATTTTAAAAGTATCGAATATTGACCCTGATGCTTTATTAGATTTATACAATGCGCTAAAAAATGGTAAAGAAGGACACGCAAATGGAATCATTCAAAAAATAAACGAACACCTTTCTTCAAGTCTTAACTTTCCTCACTGGTGGGTACAGGACAAAGATTTTCGTCTTATTGTTTCACCTAGAGAATTTGACCTTGTCTTTACAATCCGAGACAAAACTGAAACAGAATATTCTTTTACTGAACGTAGTAGTGGACTTAAATATTTCTTAAGCTATTATGTTCAATACTGCTCCCATGAACCTATAGATGATAGACCTGAAATCCTCCTGATGGATGAACCAGATGCATACTTATCTAGTCAAGCTCAACAGGATCTTTTAAAAATTTTTCAAGCTTTTGCAACGCCTGAAACAAATCGGAAGCCTGTTCAGGTTATATATGTAACCCATTCTCCTTTTCTAATTGATAAAAATCATTCACAAAGAATTCGAGTTTTAGAAAAAGGAGCAGCGGAAGAAGGAACTCGGGTTGTAAAGGATGCTTCTAAAAATCACTATGAACCTCTGAGATCTGCATTTGGAGCGTTTGTGGGTGAAACAACCTTTATCGGTAATTGCAATTTGATGGTTGAAGGTCAGGCAGATCAAATCCTTATTGCTGGCGCGGCATCCCATCTCTTAGGTCGCAAAGTTTCAATTTTGGAGACATTAGATTTAAATCACGTCACGATAGTGCCAGCAGGCTCGGCATCTCATATTCCTTATTTAGTTTATCTTGCACGAGGAAGAGATATAGAGCGACCCGCAGTCATTGTTCTATTAGATAGTGATTCGAGCGGGAATGGGGCTAGAAAACAATTAAAACGGGGAGGGGCACATGGAAAACAAATTTTAAAAGACGATTTTGTTCTTCAAATTCATGACCTTAATGAAATTACAATGCCCCACTTAAGTTCACTGGTAGAAATAGAAGATCTTATTCCGTTGAGGGTATGTATAGATTCATCAAAAGAATATGCTAGAGAAATTTGCGGTGCCGATGAAGAACAGATAAATCAAATAACCGAAGAAAAAATAAGATCATATTTAACAGGGGATAAAACTATTTTCGATGCAATAAAGGAATGCGTGGTGGAAATTTCAAATGGCGAATACCATATTGAGAAAGTAGGTTTTGCTCGAACTACAATAGACTTAATATCAAAACTATCAAAAACAAATCCCCAGGATGAAAGTTTGCTGCTATTTGAGTCTAATATGAAAGTACTATTTAAAAGGCTTAATGAAATTAGACGAAGAGCTGAGAGGGAACTTGCAACCACTAAGATTTCCCAACGAGTTGAAAGAGCTAAAGATTCATTTCTAAAAGATCATCCGGAAACAGCCAAACGGGAAGAAGCGCATGTGCTTTTAGAGGAAATTGAATCTGCTTTGGATAATACCCTTGAAAGTGATGAAATTAAAATTGAGCTATCAAAAATTCGTCGCGATTTTCAATTAGAAATAGATCTAACTGAGCAAATAGCTGAATATGAGGATTTTAAAACTGCCCTGGAAAGGGTTAAGTATGCAGGGAGAATAGCTACTCAAGTTTCTGAATAGAAACGCAGACGAGCCAACACTGAAACCACCACACCGCGTCACGCAAGACCGCTTTGGATTTGTTCACCGGATTTTCTACCGTTAGCTTTCATCCCACGCTTCGATCAACAACCACTCAGATGAAGGACAGGCGTTGATAGCCTCATGGTTAAGGACGGTCTGCCCCAGCCAATTTTCGGTAATAATGTCGCCCGCCTGAACTACCCAAAATCGCCTTGCATCCGGCGGTTCATCACTAATATGAGGGAGAATGTACTCGGCTTTAGCGGTGAACAGACAAGGATAACCATCACCGCCCAGGTTGATGGCTTGTCCTTCGGTAACGAGGTCATAAACCCAATCAAGTCCATTCATTCCTGTCTGCCACACCGCGAGGCGTTCGCCGCTTTTAGATGCTCTCGTTGCGGGCATCGCGGCGTCATCGCCAGCCAGTCGGTAAACCATGACAAGCCAACCAAGCATAATCTACTCTCCATTGATGTTGGATTTTAGTGGATATGATCAACTGATAAATAATCATCTTCATGAATAACCTTCGTGCATTTTATTAGAAATCGCTTCTTCGTCAATTCTTAAAAAAGTTCTTGAAATTAAGGCGCGAAAAATTTTAAAGGCGGAAAGCTGGGAGAATTTCGATTGCAGAAATTTTTAAAAATGTTTTTGAAAATTTTCAGCGAGGGGTTTGTTTTAAACCCTGGTGCGAGCGGAGCGCGCAAGGTTTATTTCCGGTCAAAGGTCGAAGTTCGTAAAAAGGGATTTATTCATGAAACAAAACACTAAATTGAACCGCCTTTCAAAGCTTGGTGATTTAATTTCTCTCATAATAAATTGACATATTTTTCGGGGTAGAAATAAACTGTCACACGTTTTCCAATAAGAATCTTATAAAGGCAAAATACATGAAAATATTCTTTGGTCAAATTAAGACCTATTTTCTATCTAATTCATTTTCTCTATTTTGTATCAATTTATTAGCAATCGCGGCTGCCTCATTTATTCCAGCGTCAATAAATTTAGACCCTATTATTCAAAATTTCTTTAGTAAATTAACCAATTATTATTATATTGGTGTTTTATCTCTTCTTTTATTATTGTTGATTTTATCTTGGAATTTGGCAAAATCTTACATAATACGCTGGATCAACACCCTTAAATCCGAAGGACTGAGATTCGTATCCTTAGACTATTTTATTTGGTTTTTTCTGATTTTTACTATTCTATGGTTATGCAGGGTTAAGCTTAGTTTTATTTGTTTTCTTATAACATCAATGATTATCGGTTCCGTTTTTTTTATAATCTCTAATGCAAATAAAAAGATTAACAAAAAGCAAAATAATCAGCTAAAAACAAACCCAAATTCACTTTCTGATGACCCTCTTGGAAAAGATGACTTAGATTTACTCGATAGAGAGCCGTTTGTTGCAAACCTTTACAATTTAATTACAGCAGTTACATCACCCACAGCTTATGTTTTTGGACTTTCAGGAGATTGGGGTGAGGGAAAAACCTCTGTACTCAATTTACTGAAAAGGAAATTTGAAAATAATCATAATTTTTTAATTACTGATTTTGATCCTTGGTATTTTAAAACTCAGGATGAAATTCTTAATGGTCTATATAAAAGCGTCGAACAAGTTATCAATGATCAATTTATTTTTCCTGGTTTCAAAAAAACGATTAAGAAATATCAACAAAATGTTAGCCCTGAATTTTCATTGTTTGGTCTGAAAATTAAATTCGCAGCCGACGAAGATACACTTGATAAAATTAAAGAGAGAATAGAATTCTATATTGAACGGACTAAGAAAAAGATTCTAATTATCATAGATGATTTAGATCGCTTACCATCTGAAGAACTTCATTTTGTGTTAAAACTTGTGCGCCTTAATGCAGGTTTTAGGAATACAATTTTCTTGTTGAGCTATAGTGATCGGGCGGTTGGGAGATATCTTGAAGAATTAAATCTTGATAAAACATACTTAGAAAAAATCATACAGAATCCTATTCCTTTACCGTCAATAGAGCCTTATGTACTTGATAAATTTCTGATCTCTCGAATTGAAAGCTTTCTTATTGAACACAGTACCGAAGAAAATAGGGTAGAATTATTCAGAAAACAATTTAGAAATATCTATCCAACTTTACTCCGACGTCATTTCAAAAATTTGCGAACAATCAAAAGATATTTAAATTCTGTTTTACCAACTCTAGCTGTACTGAAAGATGAAGTAGATATATCAGATTTTCTTGTTTTGGAAGTAATACGAATCAATTTTGTTAAAATTTATAATGATATTTGGCAAAATCGTTGGAGTTATTTAGATGCCGATGATGAGATTTTCTTTTCCTCGCCACTCCGGCAATTGTCATTTGATAAAACCAAACAAAAAGACCTTAAGAAAGATCATATTAATACTCTATTAGAGGGTGTTAGAGAGAGAGCTGAAATACTTAGAATCCTTGGCTTTTTGTTTCCCGAAATTGATAGTTTATTTTCAACATATTCGACGAGGCGTTTTAATCCAGTTGACGCTATTTCACAAACAAAAATGATTTCCAATCCAGAAGCATTCAAAAAATATTTTCTCCTCAAAACTCCCATAGCTACTATCTCTAATTCTGAGATTGAAAAAATTATTAGTGGATGGAACGGATCAAAGGTCGAAGGTGTCGAAGATTTAATAAATAATGACCTTATTAAAATAAAAAGTGAGGGGAAGTTAATTCCATTTTTTAAAAACCTCGTAGGGGCGTATTTGGAAAAGGTCAAATCAGAAGTAGCCTTGCCGGTAATTAGAGTTATTTACAAAGACCCATTTAAATTTGCAGGCTCAATGCCTTCCAAAGAGTGGTATGACATGTCTTTTCAGGGGATATGGACTGAGCTAGGATGGGCTTTACTTTTAACCGGGCATCTGATTAACACAAAGGTAGAATCCAACAACATACAGCCTATCTTAGAAGATATAATCTTTAAAACACCATCAATTGCCTTTGCCGCTTATTTTTTTGAACAATGCATACCTTCAACCGAAAAGAAATATCAACATATTTTCAATAATCAGGATTTCTCTAAGCTCAAGGAAAAAGCACTAGATCGGCTAGTGCAGGTTTTCCAAAAAGAAGGAAAAAGCCTATTTGATCTTGAGGACTTTGACGAAAAAAGAGAAGTGCTACTCATGTGGGATTATCTAGCTGAATCGGATGCTGATAGGTTGAAATTCAAGGAATACATAAATACTGAGGTACAAAATAAAAGTAATTTTTTGTTTATATTAGATTTTTATCGAAAAGGTGATGCATACGGTGGAAGTGTTTATGAGATAAAAAGCCTTGAAAAAAAATATGATCTTGCTGAGTTTGAAAGACTTGCCAGACAGTTTCAATCTTCTTTTTTATCAGATAAAGATAAAAAACATATTGAGAGCTTTTTGTCATCCATACAAAATTCAAAAGAAAATAACGGTCAAGTTGGTGAAGATATTAACGGGACTAATGGTGATTAGGTATTATTTATCATCAACAAATCTATAAATTTGAAATTAATTGACAAATTCCACTTTGAATCATAATCTTTGGTGGCATTACGCTAATACCCGTTTAAGATATTTATCCTAATTAATAAATGACTCAATATTACCTAAAATGTGTGGTTGTGTGAGATTGCACCTAACTCAATGTAAGAATTAAGTTGGATAGAATCCTATTCATCTTAGTAATAAAGATCATAAATCTGGTTGTAATCCAGTTTAGTCTTTATTAATAACCAAAGTAAAAATTAACTCTTTAACCTAAAGAAGCATCCTGGTTAATAATCCGGAGATTTGAACTATGTTCAGCCTACTCATGTCTTGGTTAGGAGTTACAGGAACAATAGTAACAATGGGAGCTGCTGCGGATACTTGGTTGGTTGAGGATGTCCGTATTAAATTGAGTGAAAGCTTAGCTACCCAGTTTAGATCTAATCCCGCCAAATGGTTTCATTCAGTTGAAACTGCCTTTACAGCAATTTTTGACTATTTCTATAAGTGGCGCAGACCTGAATTAAGTAGAATCATATGGCGAGGAATATTACTTACATACCTCATTCTCATTTTGGCTCGGATTGTATTACGAACCTTTGAGATTCAAGTGCCAGCAATGGAAAAAATACTTGTGATTGCTTTTGTGATTGCTATAGGACTAACACTGATACTTCAAGTTGATTTTAATCTTCTTCTCAGAAGGGAAACTTATAGTGATACACCTTTGCGAATTCTCATAAGGAACAAACAATTTGCAATGTCCGTTATTATGGCTACCTTAAGCGTAACCCTTTATACATTTGCCTCAATAATGACTGCACATGGTATGGGAATGACTTTTAAGAATATTGCAGCAATTACATTTGGTTCTGGTATCGGGGTTCCAGCGGTTGTAGCAATATCAAGGGTTAATGATAAATATATGCCCGTTTCTCCACTCCGTGCTATAGCATCTTCCATGATTTTTATTGGGTTGTTGGCATTAATGTTTCCTTCTGCGGCTAATAGTTTTGTAGTTGATTTTGAGAAAGTTGGCCCACTTATATTAGCTACAGTGGCATTTAACATATTTGGTGACGCCATATCTTTACTGGAAACCCGATGGGTACTAACCCTTAGTAGGGGTTTACCTATTTTAGGTATTTTAGGCGTTCTTATTGCGGATCTATTGCTCTCGGGTCTAATTTATTTGGTACTTCCTGGTATATCTAATGTCAATTGGGTGAACCTTATTTCAGCAATTAAGTTCCAAGGATCAGAGCCATGGATAGGAATTCTCTTTTGGAGTACATTTTTTACTTCCTTTTTATTTTACCTTTTTGTCATTGCTGTATTACTTCTACGACTTATTGCCCCACTCGTCAAATTCGTTAATAAGCTTGATGATTGGTTTGCTTTATATCAACATCCAGTTAGGTTAATAACAGTAGCAATGATTTTTGTTGAGACGGTTGGCTTCGTAATCTATGGTCTTCTATGTAGACCAATATAGAACTTGTGCTAAACCATAATTAGGCAGACGAACCATTGAAGCACCTCTGGTACTAAGATCGCTTTTTCATTGTTCCGGTAATAACACTCGCCCGATTGAAGAAAAGACTTTTTGAAAGCGGGTGATATTTCGACCAAAGTACACGAAGGTCTGCGCTTTCTTTGACTGCCCATCTATGCTTCCATCCACAGCTACGAAATGAATGCGCTCGCGGACACAGCAGACCGGGTAGCGCGTCCATAAACTCTCATACCACTTATAGCCATGCGCGGAGTTGATTAACAGAATCGCTTCTTCGACCAGACCCTTTTCGTAAAACTTAAGTAAGCGATTCGCCCAAATTGCCTGGTTGCTTTTCCCTTCGGATTTTCCATAGGGAGGGTTTAGAAAAACTTTGCCCCACCATGTTTGTATTAATCCGTTGTCTTCTTTGGTGAAATAGCGCCTTGCTTGAATCCATTGCTGCGCTTTTTCACTAGATGCCGGGTCAAGGTCGATCACAGTAAGAACCTGCTCTACCAGGGTGATGTAAAATGGTGGCGTGTACCATTCGTCGGTGAGTTGTGAAGTGAGAACCTGCATGGATTGTTTCATATCAAGCCGTCCTTTTCTCCTGAAACTTACTCGGCGACCAGTCACAGGTTTCGTCTTCTTCGATGTGCCCAAACATCGCATTGCATTTTTTGAAGTGAACGCAATCCTTGCAGGTTTTTCCTTGTGGTAAAGACATTCCATACATCTGCGAATGCTCATTTCTTTTTAGGGGTTCCCTTCTCATCAGGCGGCTCCTTTCGTCATTGTTTTCAGCCAGCACAATTCATCCTCGCAGACCGTAGCGCGTCCGCACTCGCGGCAAATATCAGCGGGAATTTTCTCCTGAGGCTTTAATTGCTCATCGCGTAAGAATTCATCTATGCGGTTGTCGGCAAGCCCGGTCATCCAGCAATCGCGGGCGAAGCCTTCGGGGTTATGGATTCCCTGATTGGTTTGGTAAAGCCAGTGCGCGAAGCGGCGACAGGTTTCCAAATCGTATTTTGACCACCCCCCGGTTCTGGGTGGGGGTTCTTTTTGTGGTTCTAATATTTGTGGTTCTAATATTAGTTCGGGTGAAACATGTTTCACCCCATGGGGTGAAGTGGATTTCACCCCCTCGTCAAAAATTTCACCCCCCGGTGAAGCGGATTTCACCCCTGGGGGTGAAGCGGATTTCAGGGGTGAAATTATTTCACCCCCCTGCGGTTCACCGTTTGAACCGTCGAGCGTCGGCAGCCGGTAGACATTACTCTTGCCGTTGCGATGCGTAACCCGTAGGACGCCTTTCATCTCGGCTGATCGTGAGACCTGCTGAACCCGGCGTTGAGAGAGCAAAGCGTTTTCTGCGATGGTTGGCACACTCGCCCAGGCGCATTTTTTTTCGTCGTTGTAATAGTCGGCAATAATGAGTAACAACAGTTTTTCCGAACGGGTAAGCGGTTCACCGCCCGGCGCATGTGTGAGTTCTTTAACGTGAGCAGTGGCTTTCCAACTCATTGATCTAATTCCCCTGAGTCATCGAGGACAATAAAGACGCTTCAAGCGGGGTGAGTTCCCATTCGGCTTCGATGACAAAAAGCATTCCTGAAATTTGGCGCAT
This DNA window, taken from Acidobacteriota bacterium, encodes the following:
- a CDS encoding AAA family ATPase, with the protein product MNLKTVFIRFYKSFNFDYLRKYHKNAQRNPWEMIDGLWYPHVRIPIDGKVTTIVGANESGKSHLLSAIKKGISGKDINREDFCRYSRFFTVEKGKLKLPEFGFEWVDLTEDDIAHVLRACGISQPTTIDRFLMFRTNRHPLIIYLPHDNGYAEHVISSELASNFNELLPRVINIDADIGLPDSVPIRDLAGDLSTTGEGIIESLGRQKRAKAFESLFRLKPHLATPQLIASGAEAIASTMAEFFSAPETPAERQEREKSQKELELARKLILKVSNIDPDALLDLYNALKNGKEGHANGIIQKINEHLSSSLNFPHWWVQDKDFRLIVSPREFDLVFTIRDKTETEYSFTERSSGLKYFLSYYVQYCSHEPIDDRPEILLMDEPDAYLSSQAQQDLLKIFQAFATPETNRKPVQVIYVTHSPFLIDKNHSQRIRVLEKGAAEEGTRVVKDASKNHYEPLRSAFGAFVGETTFIGNCNLMVEGQADQILIAGAASHLLGRKVSILETLDLNHVTIVPAGSASHIPYLVYLARGRDIERPAVIVLLDSDSSGNGARKQLKRGGAHGKQILKDDFVLQIHDLNEITMPHLSSLVEIEDLIPLRVCIDSSKEYAREICGADEEQINQITEEKIRSYLTGDKTIFDAIKECVVEISNGEYHIEKVGFARTTIDLISKLSKTNPQDESLLLFESNMKVLFKRLNEIRRRAERELATTKISQRVERAKDSFLKDHPETAKREEAHVLLEEIESALDNTLESDEIKIELSKIRRDFQLEIDLTEQIAEYEDFKTALERVKYAGRIATQVSE
- a CDS encoding P-loop NTPase fold protein, coding for MKIFFGQIKTYFLSNSFSLFCINLLAIAAASFIPASINLDPIIQNFFSKLTNYYYIGVLSLLLLLLILSWNLAKSYIIRWINTLKSEGLRFVSLDYFIWFFLIFTILWLCRVKLSFICFLITSMIIGSVFFIISNANKKINKKQNNQLKTNPNSLSDDPLGKDDLDLLDREPFVANLYNLITAVTSPTAYVFGLSGDWGEGKTSVLNLLKRKFENNHNFLITDFDPWYFKTQDEILNGLYKSVEQVINDQFIFPGFKKTIKKYQQNVSPEFSLFGLKIKFAADEDTLDKIKERIEFYIERTKKKILIIIDDLDRLPSEELHFVLKLVRLNAGFRNTIFLLSYSDRAVGRYLEELNLDKTYLEKIIQNPIPLPSIEPYVLDKFLISRIESFLIEHSTEENRVELFRKQFRNIYPTLLRRHFKNLRTIKRYLNSVLPTLAVLKDEVDISDFLVLEVIRINFVKIYNDIWQNRWSYLDADDEIFFSSPLRQLSFDKTKQKDLKKDHINTLLEGVRERAEILRILGFLFPEIDSLFSTYSTRRFNPVDAISQTKMISNPEAFKKYFLLKTPIATISNSEIEKIISGWNGSKVEGVEDLINNDLIKIKSEGKLIPFFKNLVGAYLEKVKSEVALPVIRVIYKDPFKFAGSMPSKEWYDMSFQGIWTELGWALLLTGHLINTKVESNNIQPILEDIIFKTPSIAFAAYFFEQCIPSTEKKYQHIFNNQDFSKLKEKALDRLVQVFQKEGKSLFDLEDFDEKREVLLMWDYLAESDADRLKFKEYINTEVQNKSNFLFILDFYRKGDAYGGSVYEIKSLEKKYDLAEFERLARQFQSSFLSDKDKKHIESFLSSIQNSKENNGQVGEDINGTNGD
- a CDS encoding DNA N-6-adenine-methyltransferase; amino-acid sequence: MKQSMQVLTSQLTDEWYTPPFYITLVEQVLTVIDLDPASSEKAQQWIQARRYFTKEDNGLIQTWWGKVFLNPPYGKSEGKSNQAIWANRLLKFYEKGLVEEAILLINSAHGYKWYESLWTRYPVCCVRERIHFVAVDGSIDGQSKKAQTFVYFGRNITRFQKVFSSIGRVLLPEQ
- a CDS encoding helix-turn-helix domain-containing protein, with product MSWKATAHVKELTHAPGGEPLTRSEKLLLLIIADYYNDEKKCAWASVPTIAENALLSQRRVQQVSRSAEMKGVLRVTHRNGKSNVYRLPTLDGSNGEPQGGEIISPLKSASPPGVKSASPGGEIFDEGVKSTSPHGVKHVSPELILEPQILEPQKEPPPRTGGWSKYDLETCRRFAHWLYQTNQGIHNPEGFARDCWMTGLADNRIDEFLRDEQLKPQEKIPADICRECGRATVCEDELCWLKTMTKGAA